The Pseudomonas fragi DNA window GGATGGTCGCGCCGCCTTTACCGATAACATCACGGATTTTGTCGGTGTCGATCTTCATTGCGATCATGGTCGGCGCGTTGGCCGACAGCTCATTGCGCGAAACGGCAATGATCTGGTTCATCTGGCCCAAGATGTTCAGGCGAGCGTCCAGGGCCTGGCCCAGTGCGATCTCCATGATTTCTTCGGTGATGCCCTTGATCTTGATGTCCATCTGCAGCGCGGTAACACCTTTGGCGGTACCCGCTACTTTGAAGTCCATGTCGCCCAGGTGGTCTTCGTCACCCAGGATGTCGGTCAGAACTGCGAATTTCTCGCCTTCCTTAACCAGACCCATGGCGATACCGGCAACCGGTGCCTTCATCGGCACACCAGCGTCCATCAGTGCCAGGGAAGCACCGCAAACCGATGCCATCGAGCTGGAACCGTTGGATTCAGTGATTTCCGATACAACACGGATGGTGTACGGGAACACGTCAGCAGCAGGCAGCATGGCCTGAACCGAACGACGGGCCAGACGGCCGTGACCGATTTCGCGACGACCAGCGCCACCCATGCGACCACACTCACCTACCGAGAACGGAGGGAAGTTGTAGTGCAGCATGAACGGGTCTTTTTTCTCGCCTTCCAGGGTGTCCAGCAGTTGTGCGTCACGCGCAGTACCCAGAGTAGCAACAACCAGCGCCTGAGTTTCACCACGGGTGAACAGGGCCGAACCGTGGGTCTTTGGCAGAACGCCGACTTCGATGTTCAGAGGGCGAACAGTCTTGGTGTCACGGCCATCGATACGCGGCTTGCCGTTAACGATGTTTTCGCGAACGGTGCGGTATTCGATTTCGCCGAAAGCCGCTTTGACTTCGCTGGCAGAAGGCTGGCCTTCTTCACCGGACAGCTTGGCAACAACCTGATCCTTCAACTCGCCCAGGCGAGCGTAACGGTCGGCCTTGACGGTGATGGTGTAAGCCTGGGAGATCGCTTCGCCGAACTCGGCACGGATAGCGCCCAGCAGTGCGGTTGCTTCCGGGGCAGCAGCCCAGTCCCAGGTTGGTTTGGCAGCTTCGGCAGCCAGCTCTTTGACAGCCTGGATAACCACCTGGAATTCGTCGTGGGCGAACAGTACGGCGCCCAGCATCTGGTCTTCGGTCAGCTCTTTGGCTTCCGATTCAACCATCAATACAGCTTCCGAGGTACCGGCAACGACCATGTCCAGGCTGGAGGCAGCCAGTTGCTCGTAAGTCGGGTTCAGCAGGTAGCCGGTGCTTTCGTGGTAAGCAACGCGGGCTGCGCCGATCGGGCCATCGAAAGGAATGCCGGAGATGGCCAGGGCAGCCGAAGTACCGATCATCGCAGCGACGTCCGGATCGGTTTTCTTGCTGGTGGACAGAACGGTGCAGACAACCTGCACTTCGTTCATGAAGCCTTCTGGGAACAGCGGACGGATCGGACGGTCGATCAGTCGCGAAGTCAGGGTTTCTTTCTCGGAAGGGCGACCTTCACGCTTGAAGAAACCGCCAGGGATTTTACCTGCAGCGTAGGTTTTTTCCTGGTAGTGAACCGACAGAGGGAAGAAGCCCTTGCCTGGATCAGCTTGCTTGGCGCCGACCACAGTCACCAATACGCTGACGTCGTCGTCAACGGTGACCAATACTGCGCCGGAAGCTTGACGGGCGATACGGCCAGTCTCGAGAGTAACGGTCGACTGACCGAACTGAAATTTTTTGATAACCGGGTTCACGGTGTCCTACCTTCTTTGTGGCTCTTGGGGAACGGGTTTCTTGCGAAAGTCATGTGCAACATCGGGTATCAACCCGACTCAGGATGCTTACGAAAACAGCCCCGTGGCAGTTTTCGTAAGAATCCGGCTAGTCCAGATAAAACTTGAGGCTGGAAGCCGGCCCCACGCCTGCGGGAAACCCGCAAACGTGCGACAGACAACCAGCCTCTAGCAACATCGCTATTAGCGACGCAGACCCAGGCGAGCGATCAGCGCTTTGTAACGCTCAACGTTCTTGCCTTTGAGGTAGTCCAGCAGCTTGCGACGCTGGTTTACCATGCGGATCAGACCACGACGGGAGTGGTGATCTTTGCTGTTAGCTTTGAAGTGACCTTGCAGCGTGTTGATGTTAAAGGTCAGCAGTGCAACCTGCACTTCTGGAGAACCTGTATCACCTGGAGCTTGCTGGTAGTCTTTTACGATTTCTGCTTTGTGTTCAACTGTAAGTGCCATTTGGCTTTCCTTTCAATTAGGGCCTGCTTGCGAACAAGACAGATCCAATGGGCCGAGGACAAATCCTCGTATTTAAATGTGAGATGTGACCGTGCCCAATAACAGCCACCCTCGTTCCAGTCTGCGCCGGAAATATTACACCCCGATGCAGCCTGGCTCCGGTCATTCCGACCGAATCAATCGACGCGGCGCAATGCGCCCGTCTTCGCTCACTTCACCGATACCGATAAAGCGACCGTTGTGATCTTGTACCCGCACCATGCCGAACTTCGGAGCATCCGGAGCACGTACTGGCTGGCCGTTGAGCCAGTAGAACGCGCTGGCTTCGGAGAAGTGCAGCAACGGCCAGTCGAGCAGGCCACTGTCCGATGGCATCAGGAAGCGGTCGACCGCTTCATTGCCGCCTTCGGCATGCACCGCTTCCAGTTCTTCCAGCGTAACCGTCTGGGCCAGGCTGAAAGGTCCGGCGTGTGTACGACGCAGTTCTGCAACGTATGCCCCGCAGCCCAATTGCTCACCGATATCTTCCACAAGGGTACGGATATAGGTGCCTTTGGTGCAGTCGACGGCCAAGCGCGCAGTGTCGCCTTCGCTGGCCAGCAATTCGAGGCGGGTAATAGTAACAGAACGTGGTTCACGCTCCACCACTTCGCCTGCACGGGCCAGCTTGTAAAGCGGCTGTCCGTCACGCTTGAGCGCAGAGTACATCGGCGGTATCTGACTGATTTGCCCACGAAACTTGGGTAAAACAGCTTCAATATCGGCGCGACCAACGGTCACCGGACGCGTCTGCAAAACCTCGCCTTCAGCGTCTGCCGTGGTGGTGGTCTTGCCCAATTGCATCAGGGTTTCATAACCCTTGTCGGAATCGAGCAGGTATTGCGAAAACTTGGTGGCTTCGCCAAAGCACAGCGGCAATACACCGCTGGCCAATGGATCGAGGCTACCGGTGTGCCCTGCCTTCTCGGCATTGAGCAGCCAGCGGACTTTCTGCAGGGCCGCGTTGGAGGTGAACCCAAGTGGCTTGTCCAGCAGGATGATGCCGCTGACGTTACGACGGATACGCTTGACCTGAGCCACCGGTTACTCCTTGGTGTCTTCGGGAGCAGTGGTTTCAGGGTGCTGATTGTCTTCAGCCACTGCACGCTCGATCAAGGCGGACAGATGAGCACCACGCACGACGCTTTCATCGTAGTGGAAGTGCAACTGCGGAACGCTGCGCAGCTTCATTTCACGCGCCAGTTGCATGCGCAGGAAACCCGCTGCCGAGTTCAGCACCTTGATGCTCTGGGCGATATCTTCAGCGCTGTCCTGCCCCATTACGGTGATGAAGATCTTGGCGTGACCGACGTCACGGCTGACTTCAACAGCAGTAATGGTGACCAGACCCACGCGCGGGTCTTTGACTTCGCGACGGATCAGCTGTGCCAGCTCGCGCTGCATCTGATCGCCGATACGTTGGGTACGGCTATATTCTTTTGCCATGTCTTGTTACCTGTTACTCACCCATGGGAAACCCATGCGTTCTGAAAGCGGCAAACGCCCGGCCTGACAGAAGCCGGACCGGGCGTTGCGTTTAGAGTCCAGGCCGAGCGCTGCGCAAATGCATGCGCTGGCTCGTCCTCGCTCTTGAGGCTCGCGATTTAGAGGCTGCGAGCAACCTGGACCTTCTCGAACACTTCGATCTTGTCACCGACTTTAACGTCGTTGTAGCTCTTGACGCCGATACCGCATTCCATGCCGGCACGCACTTCGGACATGTCATCCTTGAAGCGACGCAGGGATTCCAGCTCGCCTTCGTAGATAACGATGTCTTCACGCAGTACGCGGATTGGACGGTTACGGTGAACAACACCTTCCAGCACCATGCAACCTGCAACCGCGCCAAACTTCGGCGAGCGGAACACGTCACGGACTTCAGCAATACCCAGGATGTTCTCCCGAACGTCGCTGCCAAGCATGCCGGTAAGGGCTTTCTTGACGTCTTCGATGATGTCGTAGATGACGTTGTAGTAACGCATGTCCAGGCCTTCCTGCTCGACAATCTTGCGAGCGCCGGCATCGGCACGCACGTTGAAGCCAAACAGTACAGCGTTGGAGGCCAGTGCCAGGTTAGCGTCGCTCTCGGTGATACCACCGACACCGCCGCCCACTACGCGCACTTGCACTTCGTCGTTACCCAGGCCGCTCAGAGCGCCCTGCAGAGCTTCCAACGAACCACGGACGTCAGATTTGAGGACGATGTTAAGCGTCTTCTTCTCTTCCTGGCCCATGTTCTCGAAGATGTTTTCCAGCTTGCCTGCGTGAGCACGCGCCAGTTTCACTTCGCGGAACTTGCCTTGACGGAACAGGGCAACTTCACGCGCCTTCTTCTCGTCGGTCATTACGCTCATCTCGTCGCCAGCATCTGGCGTACCGTCCAGGCCGAGGATCTCGACAGGGATGGATGGACCGGCTTCCTTGATAGGCTTGCCGTTCTCGTCGAGCATGGCGCGAATGCGGCCGTAGTTGGAACCGACCAGAACCATGTCGCCTTGGCGCAGGGTACCGTCTTGAACCAGAACGGTTGCAACAGGGCCACGGCCTTTGTCCAGACGGGACTCAACCACTACGCCACGGCCTGGAGCCGATGGAGTTGCCTTGAGTTCCAGAACTTCGGCTTGCAGCAATACGGCTTCGAGCAGTTCGTCAACGCCAGTACCCATTTTCGCCGAGACCGAAACAAACGGAGTGTCACCACCCCACTCTTCCGACGTCACGCCGTGAACGGACAGTTCGCTACGAATGCGATCGAGGTCAGCACCTGGCTTGTCGATCTTGTTCACTGCAACAACCAGCGGCACGCCAGCGGCTTTCGCATGCTGAACAGCTTCGATGGTCTGCGGCATTACGCCGTCGTCTGCAGCCACAACCAGAATCACGATGTCAGTTGCCTTGGCACCACGAGCACGCATTGCGGTAAACGCAGCGTGACCCGGGGTGTCGAGGAACGTGACCATGCCGCGTTCGGTTTCAACGTGGTATGCACCGATGTGCTGAGTAATACCACCGGCTTCGCCAGCAGCTACCTTGGCACGACGGATGTAGTCGAGCAGGGACGTTTTACCGTGGTCAACGTGGCCCATTACGGTCACAACCGGAGCACGGGAGAACGACTCGCCTTCGAACTTCAGGGACTCGGCCAGGGAATCTTCCAGGGCGTTGTCGCTGACCAGAGTCACTTTGTGGCCCAGTTCTTCAGCAACCAGTTGGGCAGTTTCCTGATCCAGTACCTGGTTGATGGTCGCTGGAGTACCCAGCTTGAACATGAACTTGATGACTTCGGCAGCCTTGACCGACATCTGTGCAGCCAAATCGCCGACAGTGATGGTCTCGCCAATCTGCACGTCACGAACTACAGGGCCGGTTGGGCTCTGGAAACCGTGAGCGTTGCGCTTCTTCAGCTTGCCCTTGCCACGACCACCGCGACGGAAGCTGTCGCTTTCTTCGTCGGAAGTACGCGGAGCAACACGTGGAGTCGGTGCTTTTTCTTTAACCGAGGCACGATGCGGAGCGTTTTTGCGATCGCC harbors:
- the pnp gene encoding polyribonucleotide nucleotidyltransferase: MNPVIKKFQFGQSTVTLETGRIARQASGAVLVTVDDDVSVLVTVVGAKQADPGKGFFPLSVHYQEKTYAAGKIPGGFFKREGRPSEKETLTSRLIDRPIRPLFPEGFMNEVQVVCTVLSTSKKTDPDVAAMIGTSAALAISGIPFDGPIGAARVAYHESTGYLLNPTYEQLAASSLDMVVAGTSEAVLMVESEAKELTEDQMLGAVLFAHDEFQVVIQAVKELAAEAAKPTWDWAAAPEATALLGAIRAEFGEAISQAYTITVKADRYARLGELKDQVVAKLSGEEGQPSASEVKAAFGEIEYRTVRENIVNGKPRIDGRDTKTVRPLNIEVGVLPKTHGSALFTRGETQALVVATLGTARDAQLLDTLEGEKKDPFMLHYNFPPFSVGECGRMGGAGRREIGHGRLARRSVQAMLPAADVFPYTIRVVSEITESNGSSSMASVCGASLALMDAGVPMKAPVAGIAMGLVKEGEKFAVLTDILGDEDHLGDMDFKVAGTAKGVTALQMDIKIKGITEEIMEIALGQALDARLNILGQMNQIIAVSRNELSANAPTMIAMKIDTDKIRDVIGKGGATIRAICEETKASIDIEDDGSIKIFGESKEAAEAARQRVLGITAEAEIGKIYVGKVERIVDFGAFVNILPGKDGLVHISMLSDARVEKVTDILKEGQEVEVLVLDVDNRGRIKLSIKDVAAAKASEA
- the rpsO gene encoding 30S ribosomal protein S15; translation: MALTVEHKAEIVKDYQQAPGDTGSPEVQVALLTFNINTLQGHFKANSKDHHSRRGLIRMVNQRRKLLDYLKGKNVERYKALIARLGLRR
- the truB gene encoding tRNA pseudouridine(55) synthase TruB, translating into MAQVKRIRRNVSGIILLDKPLGFTSNAALQKVRWLLNAEKAGHTGSLDPLASGVLPLCFGEATKFSQYLLDSDKGYETLMQLGKTTTTADAEGEVLQTRPVTVGRADIEAVLPKFRGQISQIPPMYSALKRDGQPLYKLARAGEVVEREPRSVTITRLELLASEGDTARLAVDCTKGTYIRTLVEDIGEQLGCGAYVAELRRTHAGPFSLAQTVTLEELEAVHAEGGNEAVDRFLMPSDSGLLDWPLLHFSEASAFYWLNGQPVRAPDAPKFGMVRVQDHNGRFIGIGEVSEDGRIAPRRLIRSE
- the rbfA gene encoding 30S ribosome-binding factor RbfA; the protein is MAKEYSRTQRIGDQMQRELAQLIRREVKDPRVGLVTITAVEVSRDVGHAKIFITVMGQDSAEDIAQSIKVLNSAAGFLRMQLAREMKLRSVPQLHFHYDESVVRGAHLSALIERAVAEDNQHPETTAPEDTKE
- the infB gene encoding translation initiation factor IF-2, coding for MTQVTVKQLADEVKTPVERLLQQMREAGLPHNAAEQNVTDSEKQALLTHLKSSHKAKVEEPRKITLQRKTTSTLRVAGSKSISVEVRKKKVFVQQSPEEIEAERKREMDERRAVENAARQKAEEESKRRAEEEARRQPASAPVAAPAAAAPAPVQAAAPAPAPAADARKRDEQRRPDKPRADDNNRRGSGDGDRKNAPHRASVKEKAPTPRVAPRTSDEESDSFRRGGRGKGKLKKRNAHGFQSPTGPVVRDVQIGETITVGDLAAQMSVKAAEVIKFMFKLGTPATINQVLDQETAQLVAEELGHKVTLVSDNALEDSLAESLKFEGESFSRAPVVTVMGHVDHGKTSLLDYIRRAKVAAGEAGGITQHIGAYHVETERGMVTFLDTPGHAAFTAMRARGAKATDIVILVVAADDGVMPQTIEAVQHAKAAGVPLVVAVNKIDKPGADLDRIRSELSVHGVTSEEWGGDTPFVSVSAKMGTGVDELLEAVLLQAEVLELKATPSAPGRGVVVESRLDKGRGPVATVLVQDGTLRQGDMVLVGSNYGRIRAMLDENGKPIKEAGPSIPVEILGLDGTPDAGDEMSVMTDEKKAREVALFRQGKFREVKLARAHAGKLENIFENMGQEEKKTLNIVLKSDVRGSLEALQGALSGLGNDEVQVRVVGGGVGGITESDANLALASNAVLFGFNVRADAGARKIVEQEGLDMRYYNVIYDIIEDVKKALTGMLGSDVRENILGIAEVRDVFRSPKFGAVAGCMVLEGVVHRNRPIRVLREDIVIYEGELESLRRFKDDMSEVRAGMECGIGVKSYNDVKVGDKIEVFEKVQVARSL